A region from the Palaemon carinicauda isolate YSFRI2023 chromosome 16, ASM3689809v2, whole genome shotgun sequence genome encodes:
- the LOC137655311 gene encoding uncharacterized protein codes for MPLLWNEKSCHLLGWNFNLAKAVLRSNTRKLQRNKANLELMNKNFKEQAKLGIIERVPNLERYMDEHPECSFLAHMGVFRLDRETTKCRVVFLSNVCEPSRSSVMTVNHNQAMYAGPSLNQKITSAMLHLRFGSKLLIFDIKKAFNQIALSELDQQKLLFLWYKNVKKGDFSIVAYKNVRLPFGLRCSPTILMLALFKILVLDSKNDNPRLRNAKWIMYQLFYMDNGGFTCESSETLNWIYEILQGIFGPYKFEVQQMFSNDSTLQDKIDGEDMQSDVGCKV; via the coding sequence ATGCCTCTTCTATGGAATGAAAAGAGCTGTCATTTGCTTGGATGGAATTTCAACCTTGCAAAGGCTGTATTGAGATCCAACACGAGAAAATTACAAAGGAACAAGGCAAATTTGGAACttatgaataaaaattttaaagaacaagCAAAACTTGGAATAATTGAAAGAGTACCAAATCTAGAAAGGTACATGGATGAGCATCCTGAGTGCAGTTTTTTAGCACACATGGGAGTTTTTAGACTAGATCGGGAAACAACAAAATGCAGAGTTGTTTTCCTGTCCAATGTTTGTGAACCTAGTAGGTCCAGTGTGATGACGGTCAATCATAATCAGGCTATGTATGCTGGCCCATCACTCAATCAAAAGATAACGTCTGCAATGCTTCATTTGAGATTTGGATCTAAATTACTCATCTTCGATATTAAGAAAGCATTCAATCAAATAGCACTCAGTGAGCTTGATCAGCAGAAGTTACTCTTTTTGTGGTATAAGAATGTTAAGAAAGGGGATTTCTCTATAGTTGCCTACAAAAATGTTCGTCTTCCTTTTGGACTTCGATGCAGTCCTACAATTTTGATGTTGgctcttttcaaaattttagtaCTGGATAGCAAGAATGATAATCCTAGACTAAGAAATGCAAAATGGATAATGTATCAGCTCTtctatatggataatggtggaTTTACTTGTGAATCATCTGAAACCTTGAATTGGATATATGAGATTTTACAGGGTATTTTTGGTCCTTACAAATTTGAAGTACAGCAGATGTTTTCTAATGATTCTACACTACAAGATAAAATTGATGGAGAAGATATGCAATCGGATGTAGGATGCAAGGTCTGA
- the LOC137655312 gene encoding uncharacterized protein, protein MIWNRGSDTISTRKLCLDEKANTKREIFRSIASNYEVFNINGPLLNRARLFMQDLQCERTLGWDTQLRDFQQKEWKNIANQVNSAPVFELQRCVGERTDEYKLEAYDDASKSVYGVVVYLCNIRSGERSFVLAKNRLIGSKLHGKSVPSLELQAICLGTEVLLDTYNELSGTQCLVPIKIVDLGLFSDSFVALSWFKSFSHRFDKMQKRSVFVMNKLNHIIKLCEGRSVGFSFVSGMDNPAVKITRCLSFKSLMKSNYHKGPNIRDLDQASRSDILGFKVPMVENLETIEAYSASTSIKESQTVKLEHLIPLDRYSNMNKLISIHAKVLECWDRWKGFINKSHGFDKKDLRSKALTQIISRDQQINFPDVIDY, encoded by the coding sequence ATGATCTGGAATCGAGGGAGTGATACAATTTCAACCAGGAAATTGTGCCTTGATGAAAAGGCTAAtacaaagagggaaatttttcgatCCATTGCATCTAATTATGAAGTTTTCAACATAAATGGTCCTCTTCTTAATAGAGCTAGACTTTTTATGCAGGACTTGCAATGTGAGAGAACGCTTGGATGGGATACACAACTTAGAGACTTTCAACAAAAGGAGTGGAAAAATATTGCAAACCAAGTAAATTCTGCTCCTGTTTTTGAGCTTCAGAGATGTGTTGGTGAAAGGACAGATGAATATAAACTTGAGGCTTATGATGATGCTAGCAAAAGTGTTTATGGAGTTGttgtatatttatgcaatataagaAGTGGTGAAAGAAGCTTTGTATTAGCGAAAAACAGACTCATTGGATCCAAATTGCATGGAAAGTCCGTTCCTTCACTCGAATTACAGGCTATATGTTTGGGTACAGAGGTTTTGTTGGATACCTATAATGAACTGAGTGGCACACAGTGCCTGGTGCCCATCAAAATAGTTGACTTGGGGCTATTCTCAGATAGTTTTGTTGCTCTGTCGTGGTTTAAGTCCTTTTCTCATAGGTTTGATAAAATGCAGAAAAGGTCAGTGTTCGTAATGAACAAACTGAATCATATAATAAAGCTATGTGAGGGGAGAAGTGTTGGATTCTCCTTCGTGAGTGGAATGGACAACCCAGCCGTCAAAATTACACGATGTCTGTCATTCAAAAGCTTAATGAAGTCTAATTACCATAAAGGTCCCAATATACGTGATCTCGATCAAGCTAGTAGAAGTGACATTTTAGGTTTCAAGGTACCAATGGTCGAGAATTTAGAAACCATTGAGGCGTATAGTGCATCAACCAGTATAAAAGAAAGCCAAACTGTAAAACTAGAGCACTTAATACCTctagatagatattcaaatatgaataagtTGATATCTATACATGCGAAAGTTCTGGAATGCTGGGATCGATGGAAAGGGTTTATAAACAAGTCACATGGCTTTGATAAGAAGGACCTCCGCTCTAAGGCTTTGACTCAAATCATCTCTAGGGATCAACAAATAAATTTTCCAGATGTTATTGACTATTAA
- the LOC137655313 gene encoding uncharacterized protein, with protein sequence MAMPNLISQLNLYPDTHNLIRVKCKFNEKRSITNQTYPILLSRESTLTKLIILDEHLLLKHAGCYVLLTELCMKFWIPEFFSTVKRILKECVVCRRYNQRPVKLNQSAYREFRFSPSDKPFGNVYLDYCGPFYVRQGKEKVKVWILVISCMFTRAVNLKICMDMTVEEFLRALSLHSFEYGVPQFIVSDLGTQIVAGANIVQDFLKDAETVQYLTDNNVEKVHFQQYHKGCSQLEGLVESVVKMTKHMIRKSIRNNVIEFRDFEYLVAFDVVHKIKTSYEKLKQIRTNLLENYHREFTNTLIKQATDKKNRYAPVNHKQISIGDIVLIKDDGYKPVNYPMGIVKEVFKNIHGEVTAAKVLKGKTNEITKRHVTTLIPLLRKESDEDAVGSDDDDDDDAVASKEEIPGMDVLGNVHREKLLRYHGKNSKPF encoded by the exons ATGGCTATGCCTAATTTGATATCACAGTTGAATTTGTATCCAGACACTCATAATTTAATAAGAGTGAAGTGTAAATTTAATGAGAAGCGCAGTATAACCAACCAAACTTATCCTATTCTTTTATCAAGAGAGAGTACTCTAACAAAACTTATTATATTGGATGAACATTTGCTTTTGAAACATGCTGGTTGCTATGTCCTTTTGACAGAATTATGTATGAAATTCTGGATACCAGAATTCTTCTCAACAGTTAAAAGGATTCTGAAGGAATGTGTTGTATGCCGGAGATATAACCAAAGACCTGTCAAACTTAATCAATCAGCCTATAGGGAATTTAGATTCAGTCCATCTGATAAACCTTTTGGTAATGTATACCTTGATTATTGTGGTCCATTTTATGTGAGACAAGGGAAAGAAAAAGTCAAGGTTTGGATCCTTGTTATTTCATGCATGTTCACACGAGCAGTTAATCTTAAGATCTGTATGGATATGACAGTTGAAGAGTTTTTGCGTGCTTTGTCACTGCATTCTTTTGAATATGGAGTCCCTCAGTTTATAGTAAGTGATTTGGGTACGCAAATAGTAGCAGGAGCCAATATTGTTCAGGATTTCCTGAAGGATGCCGAGACTGTTCAGTATTTAACTGATAATAATGTTGAGAAAGTCCATTTTCAACAGTACCATAAGGGCTGCAGTCAGCTTGAAGGATTGGTTGAGAGCGTAGTCAAAATGACCAAGCATATGATACGGAAGTCAATCAGAAATAATGTCATTGAATTTAGGGATTTTGAATATCTT GTTGCCTTTGATGTTGTacataaaattaaaacatcttATGAGAAGCTGAAACAAATTAGAACTAACTTGCTAGAAAACTATCATCGGGAATTCACGAACACTTTAATTAAACAAGCTACTGATAAGAAGAATAGATATGCTCCTGTAAACCATAAACAAATCAGTATCGGCGATATTGTGCTGATTAAGGATGATGGATATAAACCTGTTAATTATCCTATGGGAATTGtcaaagaagttttcaagaatatccACGGAGAGGTAACTGCTGCGAAAGTTCTGAAGGGTAAAACCAATGAAATAACTAAAAGGCATGTTACTACTTTAATACCACTCTTGAGGAAGGAGTCTGATGAGGATGCTGTTggatcagatgatgatgatgatgatgatgctgtagcATCGAAAGAAGAGATTCCAGGCATGGACGTTTTAGGAAACGTCCACAGAGAAAAGCTGCTGAGATATCACGGCAAAAATTCAAAACCATTCTAA